A single Triticum dicoccoides isolate Atlit2015 ecotype Zavitan chromosome 2A, WEW_v2.0, whole genome shotgun sequence DNA region contains:
- the LOC119356965 gene encoding G-type lectin S-receptor-like serine/threonine-protein kinase B120: protein MAHLCRRGLRWDSGHPMVASRPRFLGVFDTINTSMALTWSISRSFNSPQRPAAVSYPATKLIQSIFFIQSPCFALHKHTGMTLLPFFILLLSICFCKSDDRLTPAKPLLPGDKLVSNNGIFALGFFSPENSTANSYVGIWYHDIPERTYVWVANRDNPIGSGLSGKLVLTNSSDLVLSDSKGRILWRTTNNVTAGGDGAVALLLEAGNFVVQLQNFTQVWQSYDHPTDTILPGFKLWANYKTHTAVRIVAWKGSQDPSTGKFFLSRDPSTGLQILTWRGTSKYWRSGLWNGAEASDKNGYMWSQNVDDGEIIYSTYNTGNSSSRRSHWKLDYTGDLMLRIWSGQSWVVLFKRPDDGCRQYGSCGPFGYCDMLTRVCRCLDGFEPADGFSANFSRGCVRKEALTCHGYHFSALPGMKVPDKFVYVRSRSFKECTAECERNCSCTAYAYANLSSIVTTGGPSRCLVWTGELVDLEKTGVLGGNLYLRLAGSPGHNRKSGVRVVLKIALPVISFLVILSCIYLVCICKLRGKQANKESMKRPALEQFSTSQEVWDQNLELRSIRFEDIAAATNSFHDTNVLGKGGFGKVYKGTLENGKEVAVKRLSKGSEQGIEHFINEVVLIAKLQHKNLVRLLGCCIHEEEKLLIYEYLPNKSLDKFLFDTARKSVLDWTRRFNIIKGVARGLMYLHQDSRTTIIHRDLKPSNILLDVEMNPKISDFGMARIFGGNEQQESTRQVVGTYGYMSPEYAMEGIFSVKSDSYSFGILLLEIVSGLKISSPHHLVMDFSNLISYAWNLWADGRVRDFVDAAITGSYSLDEVSKCIHVGLLCVQDSSSARPHMSSVVSMLDSEAIPRAPPEQPVYFARINYETTEAMEDTENSANGVSLTALEGR from the exons ATGGCGCATTTATGCCGACGAGGACTGCGATGGGACTCCGGTCACCCGATGGTTGCGAGTCGACCACGGTTTCTTGGCGTGTTTGATACAATCAACACATCCATGGCTTTGACATGGAGCATTTCTAGGTCCTTTAATTCCCCACAAAGACCAGCAGCAGTTTCCTATCCTGCAACCAAGCTAATCCAAAGCATTTTTTTCATACAATCTCCTTGTTTTGCTCTTCACAAACATACAGGCATGACTCTGCTCCCCTTTTTTATCCTTCTATTATCGATTTGCTTCTGCAAATCCGATGACCGCCTTACACCTGCGAAGCCACTCTTGCCTGGCGACAAGCTCGTCTCCAACAATGGCATCTTTGCTCTTGGTTTCTTCTCCCCTGAAAACTCCACCGCAAACTCATATGTAGGCATATGGTACCACGACATCCCGGAGCGGACGTATGTGTGGGTGGCCAACCGCGACAACCCAATCGGCAGCGGTTTGTCTGGGAAGTTGGTTCTCACCAACAGCTCTGACCTTGTCTTGTCAGATTCCAAGGGCCGTATCCTTTGGAGGACGACGAACAACGTCACCGCCGGAGGTGATGGGGCTGTGGCGCTGCTGCTCGAGGCAGGGAACTTTGTCGTCCAGTTGCAGAATTTCACGCAGGTATGGCAGAGCTATGATCACCCGACTGACACCATCCTCCCCGGCTTCAAGTTATGGGCGAACTACAAGACCCACACAGCAGTGCGCATCGTTGCTTGGAAGGGTTCTCAAGACCCATCCACCGGGAAATTCTTCCTCAGTCGTGACCCCAGCACGGGCCTACAGATCCTCACCTGGCGGGGAACAAGCAAGTACTGGCGCAGCGGACTGTGGAACGGTGCAGAAGCTTCAGACAAGAACGGATACATGTGGTCCCAGAACGTCGATGACGGGGAGATCATCTACTCGACGTACAACACTGGCAACAGCTCCTCCCGGAGATCGCACTGGAAGCTGGACTACACGGGCGACTTGATGCTCAGGATCTGGAGTGGCCAGTCATGGGTGGTTCTGTTCAAGCGCCCAGATGATGGCTGCCGCCAATACGGCTCGTGTGGTCCCTTTGGCTACTGTGACATGCTCACCAGGGTGTGCAGGTGCCTTGATGGGTTCGAGCCAGCGGATGGCTTCAGTGCCAACTTCTCCAGAGGATGCGTGAGAAAGGAGGCGCTGACATGTCATGGCTACCATTTCTCAGCCTTGCCTGGGATGAAGGTGCCTGACAAGTTTGTGTATGTGAGGAGCAGAAGCTTCAAGGAGTGCACTGCTGAGTGTGAGCGTAACTGCTCCTGCACTGCGTACGCTTACGCCAACTTGAGCAGTATTGTCACAACCGGTGGCCCATCAAGATGCTTGGTCTGGACAGGGGAGCTTGTTGACTTAGAGAAGACAGGCGTACTTGGTGGCAACCTGTACCTTCGGCTTGCTGGTTCTCCTG GACACAACAGGAAGAGTGGTGTCCGTGTGGTATTAAAGATTGCACTCCCAGTTATATCGTTCCTGGTGATACTCTCATGCATATATCTTGTCTGTATATGCAAGCTAAGAG GGAAACAAGCAAACAAAGAAAGCATGAAAAGACCGGCCCTGGAACAGTTTAGCACTTCGCAAGAAGTTTGGGATCAAAATTTGGAATTGCGCTCTATTAGGTTCGAAGACATCGCTGCTGCAACAAACAGTTTCCATGACACGAACGTACTTGGAAAAGGAGGGTTCGGCAAAGTCTATAAG GGAACACTAGAAAACGGAAAGGAAGTTGCTGTTAAAAGGCTTAGCAAGGGTTCTGAGCAGGGTATAGAGCATTTTATAAATGAAGTGGTTCTTATTGCCAAATTGCAGCATAAGAATCTAGTTAGACTTCTTGGCTGTTGTATTCATGAGGAAGAGAAGTTGCTTATTTATGAATACCTTCCCAACAAAAGCCTAGACAAGTTTCTCTTTG ATACTGCAAGGAAGTCTGTACTTGACTGGACAAGAAGGTTCAACATAATCAAAGGGGTAGCTAGAGGACTTATGTATCTCCACCAAGATTCGAGAACGACGATAATCCATAGAGACCTCAAACCAAGCAACATCCTGCTAGATGTGGAAATGAATCCAAAAATATCAGATTTTGGAATGGCAAGGATCTTTGGAGGCAACGAGCAACAGGAAAGTACCAGACAAGTTGTTGGGACTTA CGGGTACATGTCGCCTGAGTATGCGATGGAGGGCATTTTTTCCGTCAAGTCTGACAGCTACAGCTTTGGTATTTTGCTACTAGAGATTGTAAGTGGATTAAAGATCAGCTCACCTCATCATCTTGTGATGGACTTTTCAAACCTCATATCCTAT GCCTGGAACCTGTGGGCAGATGGAAGAGTGAGGGATTTCGTGGACGCGGCCATCACGGGGAGCTATTCGCTTGACGAAGTGTCCAAGTGCATCCATGTTGGGCTCTTGTGTGTCCAGGACAGCTCCAGTGCTAGGCCACACATGTCATCGGTCGTTTCCATGCTCGACAGTGAAGCCATTCCTCGTGCACCGCCAGAGCAACCTGTGTATTTTGCACGGATAAACTACGAAACCACTGAAGCGATGGAAGACACGGAGAACTCTGCCAATGGCGTGAGCCTTACGGCGCTAGAAGGACGATGA
- the LOC119356967 gene encoding G-type lectin S-receptor-like serine/threonine-protein kinase B120 isoform X2, translating into MLLWSAQTVYFALLSQAYVKESLSSMTLRVIFTLLLLVCFCESDDRLTPAKPLLPGDKLVSNNGIFALGFFSLDPENSTAANSYVGIWYHDIPERTYVWVANRDNPIGSGLSGELVLTNTSDLVLSDSEGHILWRTTNKVTSGGDGAMALLLEAGNFVVQLQNFTQIWQSYDHPTDTILPSFKLWANYKTHTAVRLVAWKGPLDPSPGKFLLSRDPGTGLQILTLRGTSKYWRSGLWNGAQASDKNGYMWSQNVDDGETIYSTYNTGNSSARRSHWKLDYNGDLMLRIWTGRSWVPLFKRPDDGCRHYGSCGPFGYCDMFDKISGECKCLDGFRPADGFSANPSRGCVRKENLTCRSDHFLTLPEMKVPDKFVYVRNRSFEECTAECERDCSCTAYAYTNLSSIVATGGPSRCLIWTGELVDSEKAGMLGGNLYIRLAGSPEHSSAVNTTKSGVSVVFKIALPVITFLLTLTCIYLVCICKQKGIQVNKETLKKPALKHLSTSQEVWDQNLEFQSIMFEDIAAATNSFHDTNVLGKGGFGKVYKGILEDGKEVAVKRLSKGSDQGIEHFRNEVVLIAKLQHKNLVRLLGCCIHEDEKLLIYEYLPNKSLDQFLFDIARKFMLDWPKRFNIIKGVARGLMYLHQDSRTTIIHRDLKPSNILLDVEMNPKISDFGMARIFGGNEQQESTRRVVGTYGYMSPEYAMEGIFSVKSDTYSFGILLLEIAWNLWADGKVEDFVDPAITESYSLDEVSKCIHVGLLCVQDSSGARPHMSSVVSMLDSEAMPRAAPRQPMYFAQINCETSDATEDLENSANGVSLTALEGR; encoded by the exons ATGCTTCTGTGGTCAGCACAAACTGTTTACTTTGCTCTTCTTTCACAAGCATATGTGAAAGAAAGTCTCAGTAGCATGACTCTCCGTGTCATTTTTACCCTCTTATTGTTGGTATGTTTCTGTGAATCTGATGACCGCCTCACACCCGCGAAGCCACTCTTGCCGGGCGACAAGCTCGTCTCAAACAATGGCATCTTCGCTCTAGGCTTCTTCTCCCTGGACCCGGAGAACTCCACCGCCGCAAACTCATATGTAGGCATATGGTACCACGACATCCCGGAGAGGACATATGTGTGGGTGGCCAACCGTGACAATCCTATCGGCAGCGGTTTGTCTGGGGAGCTGGTTCTCACCAACACCTCTGATCTTGTCTTGTCAGACTCAGAAGGCCACATCCTCTGGAGGACGACGAACAAGGTCACCTCCGGGGGTGATGGTGCCATGGCGCTGCTGCTGGAGGCGGGGAACTTTGTCGTCCAGTTGCAGAATTTCACGCAGATATGGCAGAGCTATGATCACCCGACCGACACCATCCTCCCCAGCTTCAAGTTGTGGGCAAACTACAAGACCCACACAGCAGTGCGTCTCGTTGCTTGGAAAGGTCCTCTGGATCCGTCCCCCGGGAAATTCTTGCTCAGCCGTGACCCCGGCACAGGCCTCCAGATCCTCACCTTGCGCGGGACTAGCAAGTACTGGCGCAGCGGGTTGTGGAACGGTGCACAAGCCTCGGACAAGAACGGATACATGTGGTCCCAGAACGTCGATGACGGGGAGACCATCTACTCGACGTACAACACGGGTAACAGCTCTGCCCGGAGATCGCACTGGAAGCTGGACTACAATGGCGACTTGATGCTCAGGATCTGGACTGGCCGGTCATGGGTGCCTCTGTTCAAGCGCCCGGATGATGGCTGCCGCCACTATGGCTCGTGTGGTCCGTTCGGCTACTGCGACATGTTTGACAAGATCAGCGGCGAGTGCAAGTGCCTCGATGGGTTCAGGCCGGCAGACGGCTTCAGCGCCAACCCCTCCCGAGGATGCGTGAGAAAGGAAAACCTGACATGCCGCAGCGACCATTTCTTGACTTTGCCGGAGATGAAGGTGCCTGACAAGTTTGTGTATGTGAGGAACAGAAGCTTCGAGGAGTGCACTGCTGAGTGTGAGCGTGACTGCTCCTGCACTGCGTACGCTTACACCAACCTGAGCAGCATCGTCGCAACTGGTGGCCCATCAAGATGCTTGATCTGGACAGGGGAGCTTGTTGACTCTGAGAAGGCCGGTATGCTTGGTGGCAACCTCTACATTCGGCTTGCTGGCTCTCCTG AACACAGTTCTGCAGTAAACACCACGAAGAGCGGTGTCAGTGTGGTATTCAAGATCGCACTTCCAGTTATAACATTCCTGCTGACACTCACATGCATATATCTCGTCTGCATATGCAAGCAAAAAG GGATACAAGTAAACAAGGAAACCCTGAAAAAACCGGCCCTGAAACACCTGAGCACTTCGCAAGAAGTTTGGGATCAAAATTTAGAATTCCAGTCTATTATGTTCGAAGACATTGCTGCTGCAACAAACAGTTTCCATGACACAAACGTACTTGGAAAAGGAGGTTTTGGCAAAGTCTATaag GGAATACTAGAAGATGGAAAGGAAGTTGCTGTTAAAAGGCTTAGCAAGGGTTCTGATCAGGGGATAGAGCATTTTAGAAATGAAGTGGTTCTTATTGCCAAATTGCAGCACAAGAATCTAGTTAGACTTCTTGGCTGTTGTATTCATGAGGATGAGAAGTTGCTTATTTATGAATACTTACCCAACAAAAGCCTGGACCAGTTTCTTTTTG ATATTGCAAGGAAGTTTATGCTTGATTGGCCAAAGAGGTTCAACATAATCAAAGGGGTAGCTAGAGGACTTATGTATCTCCACCAAGATTCGAGAACGACTATAATCCATAGAGACCTCAAGCCAAGCAACATCCTGCTAGACGTGGAGATGAACCCAAAAATATCAGATTTTGGAATGGCAAGGATCTTTGGGGGCAACGAACAACAAGAAAGTACCAGACGAGTTGTTGGCACGTA CGGGTACATGTCGCCTGAGTATGCGATGGAGGGCATTTTTTCCGTCAAGTCGGACACCTACAGCTTTGGTATTTTGCTACTAGAGATT GCATGGAACTTGTGGGCAGATGGCAAAGTGGAGGATTTCGTGGACCCAGCCATCACGGAGAGCTACTCGCTTGATGAAGTGTCCAAGTGCATCCATGTTGGGCTCTTGTGTGTCCAGGACAGCTCCGGTGCTAGGCCTCACATGTCATCCGTTGTGTCCATGCTCGACAGTGAAGCCATGCCTCGCGCAGCGCCGAGGCAACCTATGTATTTCGCGCAGATAAATTGCGAAACCAGTGATGCGACAGAAGACCTGGAAAACTCTGCCAATGGCGTGAGCCTTACGGCACTAGAAGGACGATAA
- the LOC119356967 gene encoding G-type lectin S-receptor-like serine/threonine-protein kinase B120 isoform X1, translating to MLLWSAQTVYFALLSQAYVKESLSSMTLRVIFTLLLLVCFCESDDRLTPAKPLLPGDKLVSNNGIFALGFFSLDPENSTAANSYVGIWYHDIPERTYVWVANRDNPIGSGLSGELVLTNTSDLVLSDSEGHILWRTTNKVTSGGDGAMALLLEAGNFVVQLQNFTQIWQSYDHPTDTILPSFKLWANYKTHTAVRLVAWKGPLDPSPGKFLLSRDPGTGLQILTLRGTSKYWRSGLWNGAQASDKNGYMWSQNVDDGETIYSTYNTGNSSARRSHWKLDYNGDLMLRIWTGRSWVPLFKRPDDGCRHYGSCGPFGYCDMFDKISGECKCLDGFRPADGFSANPSRGCVRKENLTCRSDHFLTLPEMKVPDKFVYVRNRSFEECTAECERDCSCTAYAYTNLSSIVATGGPSRCLIWTGELVDSEKAGMLGGNLYIRLAGSPEHSSAVNTTKSGVSVVFKIALPVITFLLTLTCIYLVCICKQKGIQVNKETLKKPALKHLSTSQEVWDQNLEFQSIMFEDIAAATNSFHDTNVLGKGGFGKVYKGILEDGKEVAVKRLSKGSDQGIEHFRNEVVLIAKLQHKNLVRLLGCCIHEDEKLLIYEYLPNKSLDQFLFDIARKFMLDWPKRFNIIKGVARGLMYLHQDSRTTIIHRDLKPSNILLDVEMNPKISDFGMARIFGGNEQQESTRRVVGTYGYMSPEYAMEGIFSVKSDTYSFGILLLEIVSGLKISSPHHLVMDFSNLISFAWNLWADGKVEDFVDPAITESYSLDEVSKCIHVGLLCVQDSSGARPHMSSVVSMLDSEAMPRAAPRQPMYFAQINCETSDATEDLENSANGVSLTALEGR from the exons ATGCTTCTGTGGTCAGCACAAACTGTTTACTTTGCTCTTCTTTCACAAGCATATGTGAAAGAAAGTCTCAGTAGCATGACTCTCCGTGTCATTTTTACCCTCTTATTGTTGGTATGTTTCTGTGAATCTGATGACCGCCTCACACCCGCGAAGCCACTCTTGCCGGGCGACAAGCTCGTCTCAAACAATGGCATCTTCGCTCTAGGCTTCTTCTCCCTGGACCCGGAGAACTCCACCGCCGCAAACTCATATGTAGGCATATGGTACCACGACATCCCGGAGAGGACATATGTGTGGGTGGCCAACCGTGACAATCCTATCGGCAGCGGTTTGTCTGGGGAGCTGGTTCTCACCAACACCTCTGATCTTGTCTTGTCAGACTCAGAAGGCCACATCCTCTGGAGGACGACGAACAAGGTCACCTCCGGGGGTGATGGTGCCATGGCGCTGCTGCTGGAGGCGGGGAACTTTGTCGTCCAGTTGCAGAATTTCACGCAGATATGGCAGAGCTATGATCACCCGACCGACACCATCCTCCCCAGCTTCAAGTTGTGGGCAAACTACAAGACCCACACAGCAGTGCGTCTCGTTGCTTGGAAAGGTCCTCTGGATCCGTCCCCCGGGAAATTCTTGCTCAGCCGTGACCCCGGCACAGGCCTCCAGATCCTCACCTTGCGCGGGACTAGCAAGTACTGGCGCAGCGGGTTGTGGAACGGTGCACAAGCCTCGGACAAGAACGGATACATGTGGTCCCAGAACGTCGATGACGGGGAGACCATCTACTCGACGTACAACACGGGTAACAGCTCTGCCCGGAGATCGCACTGGAAGCTGGACTACAATGGCGACTTGATGCTCAGGATCTGGACTGGCCGGTCATGGGTGCCTCTGTTCAAGCGCCCGGATGATGGCTGCCGCCACTATGGCTCGTGTGGTCCGTTCGGCTACTGCGACATGTTTGACAAGATCAGCGGCGAGTGCAAGTGCCTCGATGGGTTCAGGCCGGCAGACGGCTTCAGCGCCAACCCCTCCCGAGGATGCGTGAGAAAGGAAAACCTGACATGCCGCAGCGACCATTTCTTGACTTTGCCGGAGATGAAGGTGCCTGACAAGTTTGTGTATGTGAGGAACAGAAGCTTCGAGGAGTGCACTGCTGAGTGTGAGCGTGACTGCTCCTGCACTGCGTACGCTTACACCAACCTGAGCAGCATCGTCGCAACTGGTGGCCCATCAAGATGCTTGATCTGGACAGGGGAGCTTGTTGACTCTGAGAAGGCCGGTATGCTTGGTGGCAACCTCTACATTCGGCTTGCTGGCTCTCCTG AACACAGTTCTGCAGTAAACACCACGAAGAGCGGTGTCAGTGTGGTATTCAAGATCGCACTTCCAGTTATAACATTCCTGCTGACACTCACATGCATATATCTCGTCTGCATATGCAAGCAAAAAG GGATACAAGTAAACAAGGAAACCCTGAAAAAACCGGCCCTGAAACACCTGAGCACTTCGCAAGAAGTTTGGGATCAAAATTTAGAATTCCAGTCTATTATGTTCGAAGACATTGCTGCTGCAACAAACAGTTTCCATGACACAAACGTACTTGGAAAAGGAGGTTTTGGCAAAGTCTATaag GGAATACTAGAAGATGGAAAGGAAGTTGCTGTTAAAAGGCTTAGCAAGGGTTCTGATCAGGGGATAGAGCATTTTAGAAATGAAGTGGTTCTTATTGCCAAATTGCAGCACAAGAATCTAGTTAGACTTCTTGGCTGTTGTATTCATGAGGATGAGAAGTTGCTTATTTATGAATACTTACCCAACAAAAGCCTGGACCAGTTTCTTTTTG ATATTGCAAGGAAGTTTATGCTTGATTGGCCAAAGAGGTTCAACATAATCAAAGGGGTAGCTAGAGGACTTATGTATCTCCACCAAGATTCGAGAACGACTATAATCCATAGAGACCTCAAGCCAAGCAACATCCTGCTAGACGTGGAGATGAACCCAAAAATATCAGATTTTGGAATGGCAAGGATCTTTGGGGGCAACGAACAACAAGAAAGTACCAGACGAGTTGTTGGCACGTA CGGGTACATGTCGCCTGAGTATGCGATGGAGGGCATTTTTTCCGTCAAGTCGGACACCTACAGCTTTGGTATTTTGCTACTAGAGATTGTAAGTGGATTAAAGATCAGTTCACCACATCATCTTGTGATGGACTTTTCAAATCTCATATCATTT GCATGGAACTTGTGGGCAGATGGCAAAGTGGAGGATTTCGTGGACCCAGCCATCACGGAGAGCTACTCGCTTGATGAAGTGTCCAAGTGCATCCATGTTGGGCTCTTGTGTGTCCAGGACAGCTCCGGTGCTAGGCCTCACATGTCATCCGTTGTGTCCATGCTCGACAGTGAAGCCATGCCTCGCGCAGCGCCGAGGCAACCTATGTATTTCGCGCAGATAAATTGCGAAACCAGTGATGCGACAGAAGACCTGGAAAACTCTGCCAATGGCGTGAGCCTTACGGCACTAGAAGGACGATAA